In Pseudomonas hamedanensis, a single window of DNA contains:
- a CDS encoding Y4yA family PLP-dependent enzyme, producing MPEVNKASMQTDTKVHHPHALTPLIDPVISAFINKFPDTLTALVEQHGSPLNVVWPHAFELNTQALLAVLKQHSVAHAIFYGAKANKSQCLLSAAATSAIGVDVSSLYELQAALRAGTPAAKICATGPAKTAAFHQALISAGALICVDSLEEFDHLKELLEAQPLPIKARVLLRYRAKSCAKSRFGMDAQDLLDSLQRLATDTASLVFEGFHFHLGGYGFESRVQAFREVSGFVEAAREMGLNPQMIDIGGGLPIRYVDPQDYTRFLQNDNIPSHYYHQKVPADYYPYGGDLTAAQWLTLFLEAEHSAGLSIAGYLNQQNITLALEPGRSLVDQAAISIFRITRTKKLADSKTVIFVEGSSFSACETWFASEYLVDPILISTEQQTSTPCQAYIAGHSCLDDDVITYRLINFACEPRRGDLLIYINTAGYQMDLLENEFHRHPLPRRLMATCCTEGKYAFTPDY from the coding sequence ATGCCTGAAGTAAATAAAGCCTCTATGCAAACAGACACTAAAGTCCATCATCCTCATGCGTTAACACCGCTGATCGACCCGGTTATTTCCGCGTTTATCAACAAGTTCCCCGATACTCTTACAGCGCTGGTCGAACAACACGGCTCTCCGCTGAATGTCGTCTGGCCCCATGCCTTTGAACTCAATACGCAAGCGCTGCTGGCGGTGTTGAAACAGCACTCAGTTGCCCACGCCATTTTCTACGGTGCCAAGGCAAACAAGTCGCAATGCCTGCTGAGTGCGGCGGCGACTTCGGCAATTGGCGTCGATGTTTCGAGCCTCTACGAACTGCAGGCAGCCCTGCGGGCAGGTACACCAGCGGCAAAAATATGCGCCACGGGACCGGCAAAAACGGCGGCATTCCACCAGGCGCTGATCAGCGCCGGCGCTCTGATTTGCGTGGACTCGCTGGAGGAATTCGACCATCTGAAAGAGCTGCTCGAAGCTCAGCCCCTGCCGATAAAAGCCCGGGTTCTGCTGCGTTATCGGGCGAAAAGCTGCGCAAAGAGCCGATTCGGCATGGACGCGCAAGACCTGCTCGACAGCCTGCAACGCCTCGCGACAGACACCGCGAGCCTGGTCTTCGAGGGGTTTCACTTTCATCTCGGCGGCTATGGCTTCGAATCCCGCGTACAGGCGTTTCGCGAGGTCAGCGGATTCGTCGAGGCGGCGAGGGAAATGGGTTTGAATCCGCAGATGATCGATATCGGCGGTGGCCTGCCGATTCGGTATGTCGACCCACAGGACTACACCCGATTTCTGCAAAATGACAATATCCCGAGCCACTATTACCACCAGAAAGTCCCGGCTGATTATTACCCTTACGGCGGTGACTTGACGGCGGCGCAATGGTTAACGTTATTTCTCGAAGCCGAACATTCCGCGGGGCTGTCCATCGCCGGTTATTTAAATCAGCAAAATATTACTCTGGCCCTGGAACCGGGTCGGAGTCTGGTCGATCAGGCGGCCATTTCAATCTTTCGCATCACCCGCACCAAGAAACTCGCCGACAGCAAGACTGTCATTTTTGTCGAAGGCAGTAGTTTCAGTGCTTGCGAAACCTGGTTTGCTTCTGAATATCTGGTTGACCCGATACTGATCAGTACAGAACAACAGACGTCCACACCCTGCCAGGCGTATATCGCCGGGCACAGCTGTCTGGACGACGATGTCATTACTTATCGCCTGATTAACTTCGCCTGTGAGCCACGGCGTGGCGACTTGTTGATTTACATCAACACCGCCGGCTATCAGATGGACTTGCTGGAAAACGAGTTTCACCGCCATCCCCTGCCCCGTCGGTTGATGGCGACCTGTTGTACGGAAGGTAAATATGCGTTTACACCTGACTACTGA